Proteins encoded together in one Microcebus murinus isolate Inina chromosome 18, M.murinus_Inina_mat1.0, whole genome shotgun sequence window:
- the TRARG1 gene encoding trafficking regulator of GLUT4 1: MANLLQPQFPPAQEPGSTSPLDLPEMEKLLTKVEDKDDKTRNLSKSLSGALDLEQNGHSVPFKVISEKHLEASLPRSPSRASSRRASSIATISCTQDQEVPRDYLILAIASCFCPIWPLNLIPLIFSIMDCAHHFSVLVLQAKEALRDIFPPLYTADRSCPTQSVPMHPSPSAVSLGLKVMCVTEMYGLMALWIKERLDLASLSLSLPTTLTPQPARNASLHGPEGTAVPLESGEQASSQTCSCPPACHAYR; this comes from the exons ATGGCCAACCTcctgcagcctcagtttcctccagcGCAGGAGCCGGGCTCCACCTCACCCCTGGACCTGCCGGAGATGGAGAAGCTCCTCACTAAGGTAGAGGACAAGGATGACAAGACCCGGAATCTGTCCAAGTCCCTCTCGGGGGCTCTGGATCTGGAGCAGAATGGCCACAGCGTGCCCTTCAAGGTGATCTCTGAGAAGCACCTGGAGGCCTCACTGCCCCGGTCCCCGTCGCGGGCCAGCTCGAGGCGGGCGTCCTCCATCGCCACCATCTCCTGCACCCAGGACCAGGAAGTCCCCAGAGATTACCTCATCCTTGCCATCGCCTCTTGCTTCTGCCCCATCTGGCCCCTCAACCTCATCCCCCTCATCTTTTCTATCATG GACTGTGCCCATCACTTCTCAGTCCTGGTCCTCCAGGCCAAGGAGGCATTGCGGGACATTTTCCCTCCACTTTACACAGCAGATCGGTCCTGTCCCACCCAGTCGGTCCCAATGCATCCATCTCCTTCAGCGGTGTCTCTTGGGCTCAAAGTAATGTGCGTGACCGAGATGTATGGCCTCATGGCTCTGTGGATAAAGGAGAGGCTAGACTTagcttccctctctctttccctccccaccacTCTCACACCCCAGCCAGCCCGCAATGCCTCTCTCCATGGTCCTGAAGGCACAGCTGTTCCTTTGGAAAGTGGGGAGCAGGCCTCCTCCCAAACCTGCTCCTGTCCTCCTGCATGTCATGCTTACAGATGA